Proteins encoded within one genomic window of Pseudomonas cannabina:
- the mazG gene encoding nucleoside triphosphate pyrophosphohydrolase produces the protein MYTVEDLLHLMARLRDPQFGCPWDLKQTYASIVPHTLEEAYEVADAIEQGDLDQLQGELGDLLFQVVFYAQLAKEEGRFEFDGVVDGITRKLLRRHPHVFPTGELYAPPETPRLTDEQVNRRWDEIKAQERAEKSGAPEQLSLLDDVPAALPALSRASKLQKRASQVGFDWPAALPVIDKVREELDEILEAMVDNDAEGIAEEVGDLLFSVVNLARHLKVDPETALRSANNKFDRRFRFIEQALRHLQRPIEECSLEDMDALWGEAKRQEKSTPGCG, from the coding sequence ATGTACACAGTAGAAGACCTGCTTCATCTCATGGCCCGGCTGCGTGATCCGCAGTTCGGTTGCCCGTGGGATTTGAAGCAGACGTATGCCAGCATCGTGCCGCATACGCTGGAAGAAGCCTATGAAGTGGCGGATGCCATCGAGCAGGGCGATCTTGATCAACTGCAGGGTGAGTTGGGCGACCTGTTGTTTCAGGTGGTTTTTTACGCCCAGTTGGCCAAAGAGGAAGGGCGCTTCGAGTTTGACGGCGTGGTGGACGGGATTACCCGCAAGTTGCTGCGTCGCCATCCGCATGTGTTCCCGACCGGCGAGCTGTATGCGCCGCCGGAGACGCCGCGTCTGACCGATGAGCAGGTCAATCGGCGTTGGGACGAAATCAAGGCTCAAGAGCGTGCCGAGAAGTCCGGCGCGCCCGAACAGTTGTCGCTGCTGGACGACGTGCCGGCTGCCTTGCCTGCGCTGAGCCGGGCCAGCAAACTGCAGAAGCGTGCTTCCCAGGTTGGCTTCGACTGGCCTGCAGCGTTGCCGGTGATCGACAAGGTGCGTGAAGAACTCGATGAAATTCTTGAGGCCATGGTCGACAATGACGCCGAGGGCATCGCTGAGGAAGTCGGCGATTTGCTGTTCAGTGTCGTCAATCTGGCCCGGCATCTTAAAGTTGATCCGGAAACTGCGTTACGCTCGGCCAATAACAAGTTCGACAGACGCTTTCGATTCATTGAACAGGCATTGCGCCACCTCCAGCGTCCTATCGAAGAGTGCTCGCTCGAAGACATGGACGCGTTGTGGGGCGAAGCCAAACGTCAGGAAAAGAGCACGCCCGGCTGCGGCTGA